The DNA sequence CAGGCAGAAACCCCATAATTTGGTGATCTTGAGGGAAATGCTGCCCTTGGAATCAAAGATGGAAACGATGATGACCGCCGTCGCAGCAATGACGGTGAGGATAACCAGACAGAAATAGAACCACACGGTCAAGAGCATACATCCCCCCAAACATTATCTGCCCATATTCTTACCAGGAAATGCCCGTTAGTCAATGACAATTGCAGTAGGCTCGGTCACTGTTCCATTTTATGTACAAGCAGGTAAAACCTTTAAATCCAGATAATTCTAATTATTACCATATGATCGCCGGATCAAAAAATTAATCAAGTTCATTTTGTGAAACATTAAAGGCAAGGCCTGAGTTGGAATGCCGTTATTCACAATAATATCAATTAGTAATAATATATACAATCTGGCATTATAATTGCAAAATTTATTATGAAGTTTCTTTTCCTCATATCGGGTTTAATTCTCTTTACGAGGAGGATTATTCTTTATTATATTAACCTTTTACCCAAAGGAGGAGACAAGATGAGACGCAAAACCCCCAAAAACCTTCTCTGTTTCGTGGTGGTGGCCGCCCTTTTCTGCCTGTCGACGGCCTTGGCTGGTGCCTCTGAACTCACGTTACATAAGGAGGGCACCGTTCTTCCCGGACCAAACTATGACTGGTGGTACGGGTGTTCGGCTACCTCCGCCGGTATGATGATGGGCTATTATGACCGCAGCGGCTACGGCGGGCTCTTCTACAGCAACCTGGTACCTGGCGGGGTGGCTGAAGCTAATACCTTTCCTAAGCTCCCTGCGCCCAACTATAATTGGGGTTATCTAGTGAACAACTCCATCGCCAGTTGGGGACATGTCACCGATTTTTATCGGTTTTCAAATGGCACGCCGGACTATTATACCGGTGGCGGCGGTGGCGGTGGCGCCTATCTTAATTCAGGCGACGATCAGGCTGCGACTCATTCCTTCAACTGTCTAGCCGACTTCATGGGCACCAGCCAGGATGCCTATAATAATGTCAATGGCTCCACAACGTTCTATTTTTTTACCAATGGGGCCAAGTTGTATCCCTACCAACTTTATGCTGCCGGTCCCGATTTTTATAACAGTGACGGCATGTACGGCATGGCAGAATACTTCTATTATGCGGGCTATGGCAACAATCCATCCACGGACAATAAGTTTTTTTCTCAATACATTGACGCCAAAATATCTGGCGGATTTACCCTGGCTGAGTATCAGGCCGCAATCGACGCCGGTCAGGTTGTTATGATCCACGTCGAAGGCCATTCCATGTTCGGCTATGGCTATATCCCAGGAACGAATACAATTTACATCCATGATACCTGGGCCGACGGTGATCACACCATGACCTGGGGGGGATACTATTCCGGACTCCTACATTATGGCGTCACCTGCTTCGAACCTACCGGGGGAGCGGTGCCGCTGCCCGGGGCGGTCCTCCTGATGGGAAGCGGATTATTTCGCCTCTTGATCTGGAGACGCCGCAACTCATAATATCGTTTGACGTCTGCTCCGGCAGGGCCCTGGTTCAAGCCGGGCCCTGTCGGTGGCAGAGCATATTGAACGATTTATGGTAAACTGATACGCCGTCTTCAGTCCCGCTCCTGATCTCTTCCCTGAGTTCATGACTGCTGGCCCTAGAAAGGAAAAGACCTTGGTGTTTACCGGAAATTGCCGATGTATTTCGGGACTGTTGATCGCAGCCATGCTGCTGCTGCCCGGAAAGGCTTATGGAATGCTGCCCCCGGAACAGATTCAGGCGAAAAATCTCGCGGCCTCCGATATCCTGATCGGCCGGGTGGAGGAAGTTCGGCCCGCCCCGGCCGGCTGGCGAAACCTCCTGCCGCTCCTGCCCGACGGCGACCCCTGGTCTTTTACCCTCAACCTTACGCATGTGGTCAAGAGCAGCGCCCCTCTCAAGGCGGGGGAACGGGCCACGGTGCTTTTCATTCAAGAAAAGGCTGCCGCTGGGGGAATAGCCGCCCTCCGCACCGGTTGGTTGGCGGTACGGGTTGCCCCCGGCGACCTGGTGGTGGTCTATGCCAATCCGCAGGATCATGAGGGCCAACGCCTCCTGCTTCCTCTTCTGGCCGGCCTCTCTGTAGTCCGGCTTACTCCCCCCAACGCCCCCGCCCCGAAGCATTAACCCTTCGGGGCCTTCCCTCCGGACCGGATACTCCGGCAAACAATTTTTTACCAGCCCCACATACTCTATAGGGAGAAGCCCGGTCGCCACCTACCTGATATTCTGGCGCAGCAGATCGGGGGGAAGGCGGGTCTTAAGCGAAAGCGGACAGACTTCTCGGGATCACCCGAACCTCAGCGCTTCCGGTTTGACCAGCAGCAGGATACCGATGGCTATCATGATGAGGCTGCCGACCAGATTGGACCATCTTTTGTATCGCGTGGAAAGACCGGTGATCTGCAAAGTAATCATGGCGCCGAAGAAAACCAGCAGGTCATCCAGCATAAAAATCAGGATATACAGGATGATATACAGGTAGTACTGCCATACCGGCAGGGCATTGAAACTCAGAATCTGCAGGTATACTACCGGCAGACCGGCAGAGCAGAGGAGCTCTATCACGTTCGCGGCAAAGGCCAGCAGGATCATGCCCCCCAAGGCCAGCCAGAGGCTCTGCTTCCGGGTGACCTCATGAATTCTGTCAGTGAGGCGTTGCCGACGCGGTCCCCCGGTGACCTTGCAGGCACCGGCCCGGTTGGTGAAATAGTCCCGTAAATTGTAATACCCCACGCCCAGGGCCACCAGGGCAATGATAATCCTGACCCACAGAACCAGTCCGAGAAACAGAAACAGGTTGAGCCAGGCGCACATAATGAGAAAGTAGACCAGGGCCGAGACTGCTATGAACACAGTTCCCAAGATCCAGCGCCGGTGGACGTTTTCCATGCCCAGAAGCAGCCCCAGCAACAATACCAGAACCCACATGGCGCAGGGATTGAAACCGTCCAAGGCTCCAAACAGGATGGTCAGGAAGCCCAGAGAAAGCTGCCTGATCTGTACCTCCCCCCATAAAGGCACCGTAATAGTTCCTGGAAGAGTTTTCGGCGCCGGTGCGGCCACTTCGACCGGGACCGGGGAACTCGGAATGAATCCCTCCAAGGGATTGGTGATTTCTTGATCCAGGGCTTTTTGCACCGCAGCTTCGAGGATGGCCCCGGTAGTAGCCTCGCCCTGCCAGCCTTGAATATATTCGCCCCCCACTACGGTCGCCGGGACACCGCCCAGGCTCATATTGAAATGTTTGGCCACCCGGCGGAGCAACTCCAGATTGGCCCGGCTTTCCGTGATATCAATGGAGTTAATCTTTAGATGAGGGTATTTTTTTTCGAGCCGGTGTAAGAATACCTTCTCGCGGTCGCAGTGAGGACAGCCGCTAGACCGGAAGAAATAGAGCCGGACCGTTTTTTCAGTGGATAAAGCCGGAATAGGGGCTATCAGAAGCAACAGCAGCGGGACCATGAAAAGCCTTTTCACTCTACCCAGATTCAACATATTTGATATTCCCTCTGCAAGCGGTGTGCTTGCATCGCCCGGCCCGGCATAAAGGCGTCGCTGGTTGGCGAGCTTTGTCGGGAGAGGCATTGACCGGAGCACCTCGTTTTTCTCTCCTTCAAAGCCGGCAAAGGTCTTCCTCTTCTCAGAACCTGACCGATCAGACGTTTCCCCGGCTATTGAAGACAACAGTTATTATAATAACTATAAAATGAAAAAAATTATGAGATATTCCCATAGATTTTATTAGCAATGCTTTCCAACATTTCTTTTTCCCCTGCTGATATACCATTGAAAGCCTTTGCCTCTAACTGTAGTCGGAGAGGAAGGATCTCTTCCGCCAGCTTTTTTCCCTCTTCGGTGAGGAAAATGGAATATCTCCTGCGGTCGGCCGCCTGGCGCCGGATTAGGCTTTTTTTCTCCAGGGCATCCAACATCCGGCTAATGTTGGGTTTGTCTTTGAAGAGGATATTGCCGATCTGCTTTTGTGAAAGCCCCTCTTCTTCCCGGAGCAGATGCAAAATCCCATATTGCTCCGGGGTAATATCAAATTCCTGCTCTTTCAAGGCCCTCTGCAAGGCTGCTCTGAGCGCCAGGGCGGTCCGGTAGATAATGAAGCCGGTATTTTTTTCGATACTGTATCTCTGGTTCATACATCTCTCTTGTTTTAAGTTGATATACAAACTGATGCAATTTATCAAGGAAATAAGTTCTGATTGAAAGTCGGCAGCGCCGACCTCCAGGTCTGCGTCCTGAGGAGCCCATAATGACCACGGACTTGAAGGTTTGCGCCCTTTAATTGGATAAGGAAGCATCCCGATCTCTCATTCTCCTCTTCCAACTGCCCCTCCTATCCGGAGAAGCGGTCCTGGGGACCTTGCGGATGGGTGAGAAACGCCGGGCTAAGCTTGGGGTGAGCTACAGAGAGGAGAGGGGCAGGCGCGCCCGCTAAAAGAATGATGCCTTAATCCCTGGCTGGAGGCAGTGGTTCGAAATACAGTTTCTTTCCCTGGAGCTCCTGCTCCCGGTGGGCCCGGGCGATTTCCGCTTCATTCCAGGGTTCGATAATCAGCGAGTCGGCCACCAGTTCCCAGAGATACTTAACTTCAATGTCGAGATCATATTCTTTGGCCAGGCTCTTCATAATCTGGTCCCGGCAGTTGTGGCAGGGTGTGACCACCAATTTTGCGCCGGTCTCCCTGATCTGGCCGGCTTTAACCCTGCCGTAGTAGATGCGTTCCTTATCATAGGGCATGGCCCAGGCCCCGCCTCCCGCTCCGCAGCAGAACTGTTCGACCCGATTGGGATACATCTCCACCCAATGCTCCACACATTGGGAAAGGATGTAGCGAGGTTCATCAAAATAACCGTGGCCGAAGGCTCGCAGCGACTTGCGGCCGTAGTTGCACGGATCATGGTAGGTAGCCAGCTCCGGGTGTCTGGATTTATCCACCCGGATGCGACCGCTCTCCAAATAATGTTTGAGCACGTCAAAGACACTCCAGATCTTGAAGTGCTGCATTTCCTCTTTGAACCATGTCTCGAGACCCAACCTGGTCGCGAAGTAGGCGTGTCCTCATTCCGGCAAGAGTAGATTGGGGATTTGCAGCCGCTGCATGTTGGCAACAATCCGTCCTACCAGCTCCCGCATGGATTCATCGTCGCCGGAGAACAGCCCCCAATTAACGCCCTCCCAGTGTACTGCCGGGACCGTCCAACTCTCTTTGGCGGCGTAGAAAATCTTCCACCAGAACTTCAAATCATCAGGCTCGGCGAAGGGTTCTTTGGAGTTGATGGTAACCATAAAGTCGGCCCCTTCCCGGTCAATCGGCACATAAAAACCGGGCAGGCCCTCATCTTCCAATTCATAACCCAGGTCATTAAGCAGATAGAGGAAGTCTTCCCGGGGGATGCCCAGGTTGTTGCCTCTCTCCAGGTCCATGACCACACCCTTGTGAATCGGCCCGGGCACCTTATTCCTCTCCCTCAGGCCGCGGGTGGTACGCAAAATTTTTAGGAGGGGGACGTTCATGGGGCAGGCCGACTCGCAGCGGCCGCATAAGGTGCAGATCCAGGGAAAGCGGGAATCAATCAGTTCTTGTGCCCTGCCATAAGCGATCATCCGGATAGCCTGGCGGGGATCAAGACCATCGACGCCGGAGACCGGGCAACGGGAGGAACAGGTACTGCAGGTATAGCAGGCGTGCGGAATACTCAGGGCTTCGGGAAGGTGCCGGGCCAAGTCAATGTCGGCCATCATTATTTCCTTTATGAGTTGGAAAACAACCTCTGCACAGGCTGGATAAAGGTTTCAAGTTTCCAAAAAATAAGTTCTGCACAGGTTGGAAAGCCTGCGCCGCCGGCAGATGATTTTCATGGTTCGCGGATGACTTACTAGTCATGAAAATTAATTAAAAATAATAGTTAGTTAATAAAAATCGGCCAGCTAATGAAAATTAACCAGAAAATACCTTCCTTAAATCCCTTTTCCCTCCGGAAGAGGATTAGGGTGAGGGAAATTAGACTTTTCCCGATTGTTTGCTCGGCGTAGAGGACTTTGGCCGAACTCTTGGAGTCTGTTGGCCAACTGCCGGGCCATATGGGCAAATTCCTGGCTCATGCCTGAGGCCAGACCTCCGTATACCAGGCGCTCCGGCTCCAAACCGACTTCCTGCAAATATTCCTGCAGCAGGGCCACCCGCTCCTGGGCCCGCGGGCTGCCCCGGTAGGACCGGCAGCTCTCCGGATGGCAGGCCAACACCATCACCCCATCGGCGCCTGCTTTAAACCCGGTCATGACGTAATTGGGGTCCACTTTCCCGGCGCAGGGGACTTCGATCAGTCCCAGCCCCGGAGGAAGCGCCAGCTTCCGCTGGATGGCCAGACGGGCCGCCTCCAGGGCCGAATTCCGGCAGCAGATGGCCAGGATCAGAGGATAGTCGGCGTCTGAGGC is a window from the Desulfobacca acetoxidans DSM 11109 genome containing:
- a CDS encoding PEP-CTERM sorting domain-containing protein, with the translated sequence MRRKTPKNLLCFVVVAALFCLSTALAGASELTLHKEGTVLPGPNYDWWYGCSATSAGMMMGYYDRSGYGGLFYSNLVPGGVAEANTFPKLPAPNYNWGYLVNNSIASWGHVTDFYRFSNGTPDYYTGGGGGGGAYLNSGDDQAATHSFNCLADFMGTSQDAYNNVNGSTTFYFFTNGAKLYPYQLYAAGPDFYNSDGMYGMAEYFYYAGYGNNPSTDNKFFSQYIDAKISGGFTLAEYQAAIDAGQVVMIHVEGHSMFGYGYIPGTNTIYIHDTWADGDHTMTWGGYYSGLLHYGVTCFEPTGGAVPLPGAVLLMGSGLFRLLIWRRRNS
- a CDS encoding glutaredoxin family protein, with translation MLNLGRVKRLFMVPLLLLLIAPIPALSTEKTVRLYFFRSSGCPHCDREKVFLHRLEKKYPHLKINSIDITESRANLELLRRVAKHFNMSLGGVPATVVGGEYIQGWQGEATTGAILEAAVQKALDQEITNPLEGFIPSSPVPVEVAAPAPKTLPGTITVPLWGEVQIRQLSLGFLTILFGALDGFNPCAMWVLVLLLGLLLGMENVHRRWILGTVFIAVSALVYFLIMCAWLNLFLFLGLVLWVRIIIALVALGVGYYNLRDYFTNRAGACKVTGGPRRQRLTDRIHEVTRKQSLWLALGGMILLAFAANVIELLCSAGLPVVYLQILSFNALPVWQYYLYIILYILIFMLDDLLVFFGAMITLQITGLSTRYKRWSNLVGSLIMIAIGILLLVKPEALRFG
- a CDS encoding MarR family winged helix-turn-helix transcriptional regulator; amino-acid sequence: MNQRYSIEKNTGFIIYRTALALRAALQRALKEQEFDITPEQYGILHLLREEEGLSQKQIGNILFKDKPNISRMLDALEKKSLIRRQAADRRRYSIFLTEEGKKLAEEILPLRLQLEAKAFNGISAGEKEMLESIANKIYGNIS
- a CDS encoding (Fe-S)-binding protein, whose amino-acid sequence is MMADIDLARHLPEALSIPHACYTCSTCSSRCPVSGVDGLDPRQAIRMIAYGRAQELIDSRFPWICTLCGRCESACPMNVPLLKILRTTRGLRERNKVPGPIHKGVVMDLERGNNLGIPREDFLYLLNDLGYELEDEGLPGFYVPIDREGADFMVTINSKEPFAEPDDLKFWWKIFYAAKESWTVPAVHWEGVNWGLFSGDDESMRELVGRIVANMQRLQIPNLLLPEUGHAYFATRLGLETWFKEEMQHFKIWSVFDVLKHYLESGRIRVDKSRHPELATYHDPCNYGRKSLRAFGHGYFDEPRYILSQCVEHWVEMYPNRVEQFCCGAGGGAWAMPYDKERIYYGRVKAGQIRETGAKLVVTPCHNCRDQIMKSLAKEYDLDIEVKYLWELVADSLIIEPWNEAEIARAHREQELQGKKLYFEPLPPARD